TTTTTACAAGATTAACATTGCCAATATTGCCTTTGATAAATTTATAGTTTTTAATTTCTATAGGAATATTTTTTATATTTGATGAATAACTTAACTTATCTAGATTTATTATTTTTCGATTTTCGGAAGTATTATTCCAGATTTTTATAAAATTAGATCCTATAAATCCGGCTCCTCCTGTAATTAATATAGTCATATGTTGATAAATTTATATATTTTTAAAAGTAAATTAAATAATTTATTCCTGCAACACTATCTTTTAGATTTTTATTTTGTTAGAATTCTAATGTTTTGTCAGATTTAATATTTATGTATAGGCATTAAAAGATTGGCGGTAGTAGCTCAGTAGGATAGAGCACGAGCCTTCTAAGCCCGGGGTCGGGGGTTCGAATCCCTCCTACCGCGCCATATTTTATTATAATTATAAATTAGTTGTAGGAATAGACTTTTTGTAATTTTTTAGCCAGTATTTTTAATTCTGATAAGTGGTATTTTTGCTATCTATTGTTTTATTCAAGTTGGAATATGCTAATATTTTATTCTTGATGCAGAGGTGGTCGTAGCTCAGTTGGTAGAGTCCCGGATTGTGATTCCGGTTGTCGTGGGTTCGAGCCCCATCGACCACCCCAATTTGTATTAGAAAATTTCGGAGCCTTTGATGATGGCAAGCCATGTAAATCCTATTTTTAGTGGTAGTATTGTAGCTTTAGTTACTCCTATGTTGCCTGATGGCACCTGCGATTTTGATTCGTACCGTTCTTTGATTGACTGGCATATATCTGAAGGTACTGATGCTATGGTTGTGGTAGGCACAACTGGAGAGTCTCCTTCTGTGTCTTTTGATGAACATGCTGAATTAATTAAAGTTGCTGTAGAGCATTCTAATGGTCGTATACCGGTGATTGCTGGAGTCGGTGCTAATTCTACAAGCGAAGCTATTTATTTAACAGAGCATGCCAAAAGAGTTGGTGCTCATGCAGGTTTATCGGTTGTTCCTTATTACAATAAGCCTTCTCAAGAAGGAATATATAAGCATTTTAAAATGATTGCAGAGTCTGTCGATTTGCCTATTATTTTATATAATGTGCCAGGAAGAACTGTAGCTGATATTAGCAATGAGACTGTTGTTAGACTATCTGAAATACCAGGTATTATTGGATTAAAAGATGCAACTGGTGATATAGCTAGAGGAGTACTCTTGTTAAGAGAAGTTCCTAATAGTTTTCAAGTTTTTAGTGGAGATGATCCTACTGCAGCGGCATTTATTATGTTGGGAGCTGCTGGAAATATTTCGGTTACAGCTAATATTGCACCTAGACTTGTGCATGATTTATGTGAGGCTGCGAAAATTGGAGATGTTCCTATGGTGCGCCAACTTAATATGAAATTATCTTTGCTGAATAAAGCTTTGTTTGTTGAGGCTAATCCTATACCTGTTAAGTGGGCTTTGAGTGAGTTAGGTCTTACACCTTTAGGGTATCGTTTGCCTTTGGTTTCTTTGAGTGAGACTAATCATGCTTTTGTTAGAAAGGCAATGAAGGTAGCTGGTATTCTTTAGTAAGAAAACATCTTATTAAATCAGTAGTAGTTATTAAAAAAACTTATGATATTGATAATCATAAGTTTTTTTTGTCTTTTTCTTATATTGATAATTAATATACATGCAATATATTAAATGTTATGTTACTGGTTATTAATAATTATTTTCTGTATGCTTTTTAGTTTGTTTAAGCTTTCTAATGGCGTTGTTTCATCTACGTTTATATTTAAAATAACTTTTTTGAGTTTTTCATATTGTTCTAGCTCATAGTTATGAGCATTTGAAATTGGTTGTATGTCATTTTCAATAGTTGGTTCTTTTATTGAATTAAGTTTTTCTATAGATTTTTGTATTACTTCTATTGGTAATCCTGCTTTTTTTGCAACTTGGATCCCATAGCTTTGATTTGCTGGTCCATTTTTTAGTTCATGCAAGAATATTAGATCATCTTCTGTTTCTATAGCACTCATATGTACATTAGTTGCTTGTTTATGAATATGAGGTATTTTAGTTAATTCAAAGTAATGAGTTGCAAAAATAGTTAAAGATTTATTATAGTTTAATAGATAGTCAGCTATACCCCATGCTAGTGATATACCTTCATTTGTAGAAGTGCCTCTACCTATTTCATCTATTAGTACCAAGCTATTTTTATTGCTAGACGAAAGTATTATTGATGCTTCTGTCATTTCTACCATGAAAGTAGATTTTCCTCCTGATATATCATCTGAAGCCCCAATTCTTGTAAATATTCTATCAATTGTTCCTATTTTTGCTTCATATGCAGGTACAAAACTTCCTACTTTTGCGAGAAGTGATATTAAGGCAATTTGCCTCATATATGTAGATTTCCCACCCATATTGGGTCCTGTTATTATGAGCATTTTTTGTTCATTACTAAGAAAACAATCATTCGGAACAAATGTTTCTATATGAGCTTCTACTATTGGATGTCTTCCTGATTTTATTATTATTTCATTTTCATTGCTTATAGTAGGGCATGTCCATTCATATACAAAGGCATGTTCTGCTAGAGCAGACAATACATCAAATTCGGCAATTGCTTTAGCACATTCTATTAGATTTGTTATATAGTTGTTTAATTTTTGTATTATTTGCTCATATAAATATTTTTCTCTAGATAAAGCTTTTTCTTTGGCAGATAATATTTTGTCTTCCCATGTTTTTAGTTCTGGAATAGTAAATCTTTCTACATTTTTTAGAGTTTGTATTCTTTTGTAATGTGATGGAGCTTTTTCAATTTGACCTTTAGTTATTTCTATGTAAAAACCATGTATTCTGCTAAATGATAATCTTAAATTGGTAATGCCTGTCTTAATTTTTTCCTTTGTTTCTAGTTCTTGCAGATATGTGTTTTCATTTTTAGAAATAGATCTTAATGTATCTAACTCATGATCAAAACCATCCGCTATTACATTTCCTTCTTTTATTGAGTATGCTGGCTCAGGATTTATTGACTCATTTATTAAGTCGTATATTGATGTATCTATTAGTAACTTTTCTTTGATATTTGTTATCTTTTCTGATTTTTTAATTATAATTAATAGTGAATTAATTTGTGGTATGATTTTTATAGTGTTTTTTACATAGATTAATTCTTTAGGACGAATTGATTTTAGTGCTATTCTTGATGTTATTCTTTCTAAATCAGGTATTTCTTTCAATAGATTTCTAATGGTTTGTATAATATTATTATTTTCTAATTTATCTTTTTTGTTTATTGATAGTAAACTATTTATAGCATCTTGCCTTAGTTTAATTTCTTTGTCATTAGTCAATGGGTTATGTAACCATTTTTTTAGCAGTCTGCTACCCATAGAAGTATTACATCTATCTAAATGTGAAAAAAGTGTAGGTGATTTTTCTCCATAGATAGTTTGAGTTATTTCTAAATTTCTTCTTGTGAATGGGTCTAGAAAAACAAATTGTTTTGAATGCTCTACCTGTATTGTCCGGATATGTGATAAGGCATAAATAGATTGTGCTTTATAAGCATATCTTAGGATGGCTCCTGCAGCTCCTATATATGACGAATTTGTGGATATGCCAAAACTATCAAGTGATAATATTTCAAAATGAGTTAAT
The sequence above is drawn from the Candidatus Kinetoplastibacterium crithidii (ex Angomonas deanei ATCC 30255) genome and encodes:
- the dapA gene encoding 4-hydroxy-tetrahydrodipicolinate synthase; protein product: MASHVNPIFSGSIVALVTPMLPDGTCDFDSYRSLIDWHISEGTDAMVVVGTTGESPSVSFDEHAELIKVAVEHSNGRIPVIAGVGANSTSEAIYLTEHAKRVGAHAGLSVVPYYNKPSQEGIYKHFKMIAESVDLPIILYNVPGRTVADISNETVVRLSEIPGIIGLKDATGDIARGVLLLREVPNSFQVFSGDDPTAAAFIMLGAAGNISVTANIAPRLVHDLCEAAKIGDVPMVRQLNMKLSLLNKALFVEANPIPVKWALSELGLTPLGYRLPLVSLSETNHAFVRKAMKVAGIL
- the mutS gene encoding DNA mismatch repair protein MutS translates to MKKHSCIKMPTIVEGLSPLMQQYISLKKEAGSMLLFFRMGDFYEMFYEDAEKGSLLLNINLTKRGFINGIPIPMAGIPANSLEQYLKKLIEQGESVAICEQITDFSNSKTNLVERKIVRIITPGTITEESLLSSKSDSAMVAIDPYQYNKQKIGISYLNLANGDFKVMECQSLQELKSELHRLSPTEIIIPEEYNLTSTQDFSATYTKVPKWHFDYENALKHLLTHFEILSLDSFGISTNSSYIGAAGAILRYAYKAQSIYALSHIRTIQVEHSKQFVFLDPFTRRNLEITQTIYGEKSPTLFSHLDRCNTSMGSRLLKKWLHNPLTNDKEIKLRQDAINSLLSINKKDKLENNNIIQTIRNLLKEIPDLERITSRIALKSIRPKELIYVKNTIKIIPQINSLLIIIKKSEKITNIKEKLLIDTSIYDLINESINPEPAYSIKEGNVIADGFDHELDTLRSISKNENTYLQELETKEKIKTGITNLRLSFSRIHGFYIEITKGQIEKAPSHYKRIQTLKNVERFTIPELKTWEDKILSAKEKALSREKYLYEQIIQKLNNYITNLIECAKAIAEFDVLSALAEHAFVYEWTCPTISNENEIIIKSGRHPIVEAHIETFVPNDCFLSNEQKMLIITGPNMGGKSTYMRQIALISLLAKVGSFVPAYEAKIGTIDRIFTRIGASDDISGGKSTFMVEMTEASIILSSSNKNSLVLIDEIGRGTSTNEGISLAWGIADYLLNYNKSLTIFATHYFELTKIPHIHKQATNVHMSAIETEDDLIFLHELKNGPANQSYGIQVAKKAGLPIEVIQKSIEKLNSIKEPTIENDIQPISNAHNYELEQYEKLKKVILNINVDETTPLESLNKLKSIQKIIINNQ